Below is a genomic region from Kribbella qitaiheensis.
CGTTACCAGTCGTTTCGGAGTTCATCGAAATGGCCCTCACCCGCAGTTGCCGATCCGTGACCTCCAGCGTACGGCGCGCCGAAACGAGGGCGGAGTGGGGCGTAGTTGGTTGACGGTGGGGCAAAGTGGAGTAAGGTGGAGCGCAGTGGTACTGAAATGGTGGAGATAGCTCGACCTGAGACGGAGAGACCGCAACGGGGAGGTGGAGCGTGTTCCTTGGAACGCACTTCCCCAAGCTCGACGACAAGGGCCGACTGTTCCTGCCGGCGAAGTTCCGGGACGAGCTTTCGGAGGGCCTGGTGATCACTCGTGGACAAGAGCGGTCGCTGTCCGTGTGGCCCGAAGCAGAGTTCGTCCAACTGACAGAGCAGTTGAAGCAGGCTCCGATCACCAACAAAGGTGCCCGGGACTACCTGCGGATGTTGTTCGCCGGTGCCTCGAACGAGGTGCCGGACAAACAAGGCAGGGTCACCATCCCGCCGATGCTGCGCGATTACGCGGGACTTGATCGCGACTGTGTCGTCATCGGGGCGATGAACAGGGTGGAGATCTGGAACACGGAGAGC
It encodes:
- the mraZ gene encoding division/cell wall cluster transcriptional repressor MraZ, which gives rise to MFLGTHFPKLDDKGRLFLPAKFRDELSEGLVITRGQERSLSVWPEAEFVQLTEQLKQAPITNKGARDYLRMLFAGASNEVPDKQGRVTIPPMLRDYAGLDRDCVVIGAMNRVEIWNTESWNRYSEEQEQAFADLSEEVLPGIF